A stretch of Mus musculus strain C57BL/6J chromosome 19, GRCm38.p6 C57BL/6J DNA encodes these proteins:
- the Mta2 gene encoding metastasis-associated protein MTA2 codes for MAANMYRVGDYVYFENSSSNPYLVRRIEELNKTANGNVEAKVVCLFRRRDISSSLNSLADSNAREFEEESKQPGVSEQQRHQLKHRELFLSRQFESLPATHIRGKCSVTLLNETDILNQYLDKEDCFFYSLVFDPVQKTLLADQGEIRVGCKFQAEIPDRLAEGESDNRNQQKMEMKVWDPDNPLTDRQIDQFLVVARAVGTFARALDCSSSIRQPSLHMSAAAASRDITLFHAMDTLQRNGYDLAKAMSTLVPQGGPVLCRDEMEEWSASEAMLFEEALEKYGKDFNDIRQDFLPWKSLASIVQFYYMWKTTDRYIQQKRLKAAEADSKLKQVYIPTYTKPNPNQIISVGSKPGMNGAGFQKGLTCESCHTTQSAQWYAWGPPNMQCRLCASCWIYWKKYGGLKTPTQLEGAARGTTEPHSRGHLSRPEAQSLSPYTTSANRAKLLAKNRQTFLLQTTKLTRLARRMCRDLLQPRRAARRPYAPINANAIKAECSIRLPKAAKTPLKIHPLVRLPLATIVKDLVAQAPLKPKTPRGTKTPINRNQLTQNRGLGGIMVKRSYETMAGAGVPFSANGRPLASGIRSSSQPAAKRQKLNPADAPNPVVFVATKDTRALRKALTHLEMRRAARRPNLPLKVKPTLMTVRPPVPLPASSHPASTNEPIVLED; via the exons ATGGCGGCTAACATGTACCGGGTGGGAG ATTACGTCTATTTTGAGAACTCCTCCAGCAATCCTTACCTGGTTAGACGGATTGAGGAGCTCAATAAG ACTGCAAATGGAAATGTGGAAGCAAAGGTTGTCTGTCTTTTCCGGCGAAGGGATATTTCTAGTAGCCTCAACAGCTTGGCTGACAGTAATGCTC GGGAGTTTGAGGAGGAATCAAAACAGCCAGGGGTCTCCGAGCAGCAGAGACATCAACTGAAGCACCGAGAGCTTTTTCTTTCTCGGCAGTTTGAATCATTACCAGCCACCCACATAAG GGGGAAGTGCAGCGTGACTCTCTTGAACGAGACAGACATCTTAAACCAGTATCTAGACAAGGAG gACTGCTTTTTTTACTCACTGGTGTTTGATCCTGTGCAGAAGACACTTCTGGCTGATCAAGGGGAGATCAGAGTTGGTTGCAAATTCCAAGCTGAGATCCCAGATCGTTTGGCAGAGG GAGAATCAGATAATCGAAACCAACAGAAGATGGAGATGAAAGTCTGGGACCCAGACAACCCTCTCACAGACCGGCAGATTGATCAGTTTCTCGTGGTGGCCCG AGCTGTGGGAACCTTCGCGAGAGCCCTAGACTGCAGCAGCTCAATTCGGCAGCCAAGCTTGCACATGAGTGCAGCTGCTGCGTCCCGAGATATCACTCTG TTCCATGCCATGGATACCTTGCAAAGGAATGGCTATGACTTGGCCAAGGCTATGTCAACCCTAGTACCACAGGGAGGCCCGGTGCTCTGTCGGGATGAGATGGAGGAATGGTCTGCTTCTGAAGCCATGCTGTTTGAAGAGGCTCTGGAGAAGTACGGGAAGGATTTCAATGATATCCGCCAGGACTTT CTACCCTGGAAGTCACTTGCAAGCATAGTCCAGTTTTATTACATGTGGAAAACCACAGACCGGTATATTCAGCAG AAAAGATTGAAAGCTGCTGAAGCAGACAGCAAACTGAAACAGGTCTACATCCCCACTTA TACCAAGCCAAACCCTAACCAGATCATTTCTGTGGGTTCAAAACCTGGCATGAATGGGGCTGGATTCCAGAAGGGCCTGACTTGTGAGAGCtgccaca CCACACAGTCTGCCCAGTGGTATGCCTGGGGACCCCCTAACATGCAGTGCCGACTTTGTGCTTCCTGTTGGATTTATTGGAAGAAATACGGGGGACTGAAGACCCCTACCCAACTTGAAGGGGCTGCTCGGGGCACCACA GAGCCACACTCAAGAGGTCATTTATCCAGACCTGAAGCCCAAAGTCTCTCCCCCTATACAACCAGTGCTAACCGGGCCAAGTTGCTGGCTAAGAACAGGCAAACTTTCTTGCTCCAGACCACAAAGCTAACTCGTCTAGCCAGACGAATGTGCCGAGATCTATTACAGCCAAGGAGGGCTGCCCGAAGACCCTATGCACCTATCAATGCCAATGCCATCAAGGCAGAGT gCTCGATCCGACTTCCTAAGGCTGCCAAGACGCCACTGAAAATTCACCCTCTGGTGCGGCTGCCCTTGGCAACTATCGTCAAAGATCTGG TGGCTCAGGCACCTCTGAAACCAAAAACACCTCGGGGTACCAAGACACCAATCAACAGAAACCAGCTGACCCAGAATCGAGGCCTGGGGGGCATTATGGTGAAACGTTCCTATGAGACT ATGGCAGGGGCAGGGGTCCCCTTCTCTGCCAATGGAAGGCCTCTGGCTTCAGGGATTCGTTCAAGCTCACAGCCAGCAGCCAAGCGTCAGAAACTAAACCCTGCTGATGCTCCCAATCCAGTGGTATTTGTGGCCACAAAGGACACCAG GGCTTTAAGGAAAGCTCTAACTCACCTGGAAATGCGCCGAGCGGCCCGAAGGCCCAACCTACCCCTGAAGGTGAAACCAACGCTGATGACAGTGCGGCCCCCAGTTCCTCTGCCCGCTTCTTCACATCCTGCCAGCACCAATGAGCCCATTGTCCTGGAGGATTGA
- the Mta2 gene encoding metastasis-associated protein MTA2 isoform X1 has translation MEMKVWDPDNPLTDRQIDQFLVVARAVGTFARALDCSSSIRQPSLHMSAAAASRDITLFHAMDTLQRNGYDLAKAMSTLVPQGGPVLCRDEMEEWSASEAMLFEEALEKYGKDFNDIRQDFLPWKSLASIVQFYYMWKTTDRYIQQKRLKAAEADSKLKQVYIPTYTKPNPNQIISVGSKPGMNGAGFQKGLTCESCHTTQSAQWYAWGPPNMQCRLCASCWIYWKKYGGLKTPTQLEGAARGTTEPHSRGHLSRPEAQSLSPYTTSANRAKLLAKNRQTFLLQTTKLTRLARRMCRDLLQPRRAARRPYAPINANAIKAECSIRLPKAAKTPLKIHPLVRLPLATIVKDLVAQAPLKPKTPRGTKTPINRNQLTQNRGLGGIMVKRSYETMAGAGVPFSANGRPLASGIRSSSQPAAKRQKLNPADAPNPVVFVATKDTRALRKALTHLEMRRAARRPNLPLKVKPTLMTVRPPVPLPASSHPASTNEPIVLED, from the exons ATGGAGATGAAAGTCTGGGACCCAGACAACCCTCTCACAGACCGGCAGATTGATCAGTTTCTCGTGGTGGCCCG AGCTGTGGGAACCTTCGCGAGAGCCCTAGACTGCAGCAGCTCAATTCGGCAGCCAAGCTTGCACATGAGTGCAGCTGCTGCGTCCCGAGATATCACTCTG TTCCATGCCATGGATACCTTGCAAAGGAATGGCTATGACTTGGCCAAGGCTATGTCAACCCTAGTACCACAGGGAGGCCCGGTGCTCTGTCGGGATGAGATGGAGGAATGGTCTGCTTCTGAAGCCATGCTGTTTGAAGAGGCTCTGGAGAAGTACGGGAAGGATTTCAATGATATCCGCCAGGACTTT CTACCCTGGAAGTCACTTGCAAGCATAGTCCAGTTTTATTACATGTGGAAAACCACAGACCGGTATATTCAGCAG AAAAGATTGAAAGCTGCTGAAGCAGACAGCAAACTGAAACAGGTCTACATCCCCACTTA TACCAAGCCAAACCCTAACCAGATCATTTCTGTGGGTTCAAAACCTGGCATGAATGGGGCTGGATTCCAGAAGGGCCTGACTTGTGAGAGCtgccaca CCACACAGTCTGCCCAGTGGTATGCCTGGGGACCCCCTAACATGCAGTGCCGACTTTGTGCTTCCTGTTGGATTTATTGGAAGAAATACGGGGGACTGAAGACCCCTACCCAACTTGAAGGGGCTGCTCGGGGCACCACA GAGCCACACTCAAGAGGTCATTTATCCAGACCTGAAGCCCAAAGTCTCTCCCCCTATACAACCAGTGCTAACCGGGCCAAGTTGCTGGCTAAGAACAGGCAAACTTTCTTGCTCCAGACCACAAAGCTAACTCGTCTAGCCAGACGAATGTGCCGAGATCTATTACAGCCAAGGAGGGCTGCCCGAAGACCCTATGCACCTATCAATGCCAATGCCATCAAGGCAGAGT gCTCGATCCGACTTCCTAAGGCTGCCAAGACGCCACTGAAAATTCACCCTCTGGTGCGGCTGCCCTTGGCAACTATCGTCAAAGATCTGG TGGCTCAGGCACCTCTGAAACCAAAAACACCTCGGGGTACCAAGACACCAATCAACAGAAACCAGCTGACCCAGAATCGAGGCCTGGGGGGCATTATGGTGAAACGTTCCTATGAGACT ATGGCAGGGGCAGGGGTCCCCTTCTCTGCCAATGGAAGGCCTCTGGCTTCAGGGATTCGTTCAAGCTCACAGCCAGCAGCCAAGCGTCAGAAACTAAACCCTGCTGATGCTCCCAATCCAGTGGTATTTGTGGCCACAAAGGACACCAG GGCTTTAAGGAAAGCTCTAACTCACCTGGAAATGCGCCGAGCGGCCCGAAGGCCCAACCTACCCCTGAAGGTGAAACCAACGCTGATGACAGTGCGGCCCCCAGTTCCTCTGCCCGCTTCTTCACATCCTGCCAGCACCAATGAGCCCATTGTCCTGGAGGATTGA
- the Tut1 gene encoding speckle targeted PIP5K1A-regulated poly(A) polymerase produces the protein MAAVDSDVVSLPRGRFRCCLCDVTTANRPSLDAHLKGRKHRDLVQLRATRKAQGLRSVFVSGFPRDVGSAQLSEYFQTFGPVANIVMDKDKGVFAIVEMGDISAREAVLSQPKHSLGGHGLRVRPREQKEFQSPASKSPKGVDSSSHQLVQALAEAADVGAQMVKLVELRELSEAERQLRNLVVALMQEVFTEFFPGCVVHPFGSTVNSFDVHGCDLDLFLDMGDMEETEPDPKAPKVPETSSLDSALASSLDPQALACTPASPLDSLSPTSVQESESLDFDTPSSLAPQTPDSALGSDTVTSPQSLPPVSPLQEDRKEGKQGKELELAEEASKDEKEEAAAVLELVGSILRGCVPGVYRVQTVPSARRPVVKFCHRPSGLHGDVSLSNRLALYNSRFLNLCSEMDGRVRPLVYTLRCWAQHNGLSGGGPLLNNYALTLLVIYFLQTRDPPVLPTVAQLTQRAGEGEQVEVDGWDCSFPKDASRLEPSTNVEPLSSLLAQFFSCVSCLDLSGSLLSLREGRPLMVAEGLPSDLWEGLRLGPMNLQDPFDLSHNVAANVTGRVAKRLQSCCGAAASYCRSLQYQQRSSRGRDWGLLPLLQPSSPSSLLSAKLIPLPSAPFPQVIMALVDVLREALGCHIEQGTKRRRSEGARIKDSPLGGVNKRQRLGGQEKSFEEGKEEPQGCAGDHSENEVEEMVIEVRETPQDWALLHSGPPEEELPLMTANCLDKAAEHNPMKPEVAGEGSQGETGKEASHPSSVSWRCALWHQVWQGRRRARRRLQQQTKEEGRGGPTTGAEWLAMEARVTQELKGPNSEQERPPGEPLLSFVASASQAEQTLTVAPLQDSQGLFPGLHHFLQGFIPQALKNLLK, from the exons ATGGCGGCGGTGGATTCGGACGTTGTATCGCTGCCGCGTGGCCGCTTTCGCTGCTGCCTCTGCGATGTTACTACAGCCAACC GACCCAGCCTCGATGCCCACTTGAAAGGCCGGAAGCACCGGGATTTGGTGCAACTCCGAGCTACCAGGAAGGCACAGGGACTCCGAAGTGTGTTTGTCAGTGGCTTCCCCAGGGATGTGGGTTCTGCTCAGCTCTCTGAGTACTTCCAGACATTTGGCCCTGTGGCCAATATTGTCATGGACAAGGACAAG GGGGTGTTTGCCATCGTGGAGATGGGAGACATAAGTGCTCGGGAGGCTGTCTTATCACAGCCCAAGCACAGCCTTGGGGGACATGGACTTCGAGTCCGGCCAAGGGAGCAGAAGGAGTTCCAGAGCCCAGCTTCCAAGTCTCCCAAAGGAGTGGACTCAAGTAGTCACCAGCTGGTCCAAGCACTGGCTGAGGCTGCGGATGTGGGGGCCCAGATGGTGAAGCTTGTGGAACTGAGGGAGTTGTCTGAGGCTGAGCGGCAGCTTCGGAACCTTGTTGTGGCCCTGATGCAGGAGGTCTTCACAGAGTTCTTCCCTG GCTgtgtggtccatccttttggctCTACTGTAAATAGCTTTGATGTTCATGGCTGTGATCTCGACCTCTTCTTGGACATGGGTGATATGGAAGAGACCGAG CCAGACCCAAAGGCTCCAAAGGTTCCAGAGACTTCATCCTTGGACTCAGCCCTTGCTTCTTCCCTGGATCCTCAGGCGCTGGCCTGCACCCCAGCTTCTCCTCTAGACTCACTGTCTCCAACTTCTGTTCAAGAGTCTGAGTCCCTGGACTTTGACACCCCATCTTCTCTGGCACCACAGACACCCGACTCTGCTTTGGGCTCTGACACTGTCACCTCTCCTCAGTCTCTGCCTCCAGTTTCACCACTGCAGGAGGACAGGAAAGAGGGGAAACAGGGGAAAGAGCTAGAATTAGCAGAAGAAGCCTCAAAGGACgagaaggaggaggcagcagcagtGTTAGAGCTGGTGGGATCTATTCTCCGTGGCTGTGTCCCTGGAGTGTACCGAGTCCAAACTGTGCCCTCTGCCCGGCGTCCTGTGGTCAAGTTCTGTCATCGGCCTTCAGGTCTTCATGGAGATGTATCCCTCAGTAACCG GTTGGCCTTATATAATTCACGTTTCCTGAATCTCTGCTCTGAGATGGATGGTCGAGTCCGGCCCCTTGTGTATACCTTACGCTGCTGGGCTCAGCATAATGGGCTGTCAG GAGGTGGCCCCCTTCTCAATAACTACGCCTTGACGTTGTTAGTGATCTACTTCCTTCAGACCAGAGACCCTCCAGTACTTCCTACTGTGGCCCAGCTTACCCAGAGAGCAG GTGAAGGGGAACAGGTAGAAGTTGATGGCTGGGACTGTAGCTTCCCTAAGGATGCCTCAAGATTGGAGCCCAGCACCAACGTGGAGCCTCTCA GTTCCCTGCTGGCCCAGTTCTTCTCCTGCGTATCTTGCTTGGATCTTTCTGGCTCCCTGCTGTCCCTGCGGGAAGGTCGGCCATTGATGGTGGCAGAGGGCCTGCCTTCTGATCTCTGGGAAGGGCTGCGCCTTGGCCCCATGAATCTCCAGGACCCCTTTGACCTGAGTCACAATGTTGCAGCCAATGTGACCGGCCGGGTGGCTAAACGTCTGCAGAGCTGTTGTGGGGCAGCAGCCAGTTACTGCCGAAGTCTCCAGTACCAGCAGCGTTCCTCCCGGGGCCGGGACTGGGGACTGCTCCCGCTTTTGCAGCCCAGCTCCCCTAGCTCCCTGCTGTCTGCCAAGCTCATCCCCTTACCCTCTGCCCCCTTTCCACAGGTCATTATGGCTTTGGTGGATGTGTTAAGGGAAGCACTAGGATGCCACATAGAACAGGGAACCAAGAGACGACGGTCAGAAGGTGCCAGAATTAAAGACTCTCCCTTGGGAGGGGTGAACAAAAGACAGAGACTTGGTGGGCAAGAAAAGAGCTtcgaggaagggaaagaggagccACAGGGATGTGCAGGGGACCACAGTGAAAATGAGGTAGAAGAAATGGTAATAGAGGTTCGAGAGACACCTCAGGACTGGGCCTTGTTGCACTCGGGACCACCAGAGGAGGAGTTGCCCCTGATGACTGCAAACTGTCTAGACAAGGCAGCTGAGCATAATCCCATGAAACCTGAAGTGGCTGGAGAAGGGTCTCAGGGTGAGACAGGGAAGGAGGCATCACACCCATCATCAGTGAGCTGGCGCTGTGCCTTGTGGCACCAAGTATGGCAGGGGAGGCGGCGTGCCCGGAGACGATTACAGCAACAAACCAAGGAAGAAGGTAGAGGAGGTCCCACCACAGGAGCAGAGTGGCTGGCAATGGAAGCTCGTGTGACCCAGGAACTAAAAGGACCCAATAGTGAGCAAGAGAGGCCGCCGGGGGAGCCCCTCCTCAGCTTTGTGGCATCTGCCTCCCAGGCTGAGCAGACACTCACTGTGGCCCCACTCCAGGACTCCCAAGGCCTGTTCCCTGGTCTTCATCATTTTCTACAGGGTTTTATCCCTCAAGCACTTAAAAATCTCCTCAAGTGA
- the Tut1 gene encoding speckle targeted PIP5K1A-regulated poly(A) polymerase isoform X1 has translation MGDISAREAVLSQPKHSLGGHGLRVRPREQKEFQSPASKSPKGVDSSSHQLVQALAEAADVGAQMVKLVELRELSEAERQLRNLVVALMQEVFTEFFPGCVVHPFGSTVNSFDVHGCDLDLFLDMGDMEETEPDPKAPKVPETSSLDSALASSLDPQALACTPASPLDSLSPTSVQESESLDFDTPSSLAPQTPDSALGSDTVTSPQSLPPVSPLQEDRKEGKQGKELELAEEASKDEKEEAAAVLELVGSILRGCVPGVYRVQTVPSARRPVVKFCHRPSGLHGDVSLSNRLALYNSRFLNLCSEMDGRVRPLVYTLRCWAQHNGLSGGGPLLNNYALTLLVIYFLQTRDPPVLPTVAQLTQRAGEGEQVEVDGWDCSFPKDASRLEPSTNVEPLSSLLAQFFSCVSCLDLSGSLLSLREGRPLMVAEGLPSDLWEGLRLGPMNLQDPFDLSHNVAANVTGRVAKRLQSCCGAAASYCRSLQYQQRSSRGRDWGLLPLLQPSSPSSLLSAKLIPLPSAPFPQVIMALVDVLREALGCHIEQGTKRRRSEGARIKDSPLGGVNKRQRLGGQEKSFEEGKEEPQGCAGDHSENEVEEMVIEVRETPQDWALLHSGPPEEELPLMTANCLDKAAEHNPMKPEVAGEGSQGETGKEASHPSSVSWRCALWHQVWQGRRRARRRLQQQTKEEGRGGPTTGAEWLAMEARVTQELKGPNSEQERPPGEPLLSFVASASQAEQTLTVAPLQDSQGLFPGLHHFLQGFIPQALKNLLK, from the exons ATGGGAGACATAAGTGCTCGGGAGGCTGTCTTATCACAGCCCAAGCACAGCCTTGGGGGACATGGACTTCGAGTCCGGCCAAGGGAGCAGAAGGAGTTCCAGAGCCCAGCTTCCAAGTCTCCCAAAGGAGTGGACTCAAGTAGTCACCAGCTGGTCCAAGCACTGGCTGAGGCTGCGGATGTGGGGGCCCAGATGGTGAAGCTTGTGGAACTGAGGGAGTTGTCTGAGGCTGAGCGGCAGCTTCGGAACCTTGTTGTGGCCCTGATGCAGGAGGTCTTCACAGAGTTCTTCCCTG GCTgtgtggtccatccttttggctCTACTGTAAATAGCTTTGATGTTCATGGCTGTGATCTCGACCTCTTCTTGGACATGGGTGATATGGAAGAGACCGAG CCAGACCCAAAGGCTCCAAAGGTTCCAGAGACTTCATCCTTGGACTCAGCCCTTGCTTCTTCCCTGGATCCTCAGGCGCTGGCCTGCACCCCAGCTTCTCCTCTAGACTCACTGTCTCCAACTTCTGTTCAAGAGTCTGAGTCCCTGGACTTTGACACCCCATCTTCTCTGGCACCACAGACACCCGACTCTGCTTTGGGCTCTGACACTGTCACCTCTCCTCAGTCTCTGCCTCCAGTTTCACCACTGCAGGAGGACAGGAAAGAGGGGAAACAGGGGAAAGAGCTAGAATTAGCAGAAGAAGCCTCAAAGGACgagaaggaggaggcagcagcagtGTTAGAGCTGGTGGGATCTATTCTCCGTGGCTGTGTCCCTGGAGTGTACCGAGTCCAAACTGTGCCCTCTGCCCGGCGTCCTGTGGTCAAGTTCTGTCATCGGCCTTCAGGTCTTCATGGAGATGTATCCCTCAGTAACCG GTTGGCCTTATATAATTCACGTTTCCTGAATCTCTGCTCTGAGATGGATGGTCGAGTCCGGCCCCTTGTGTATACCTTACGCTGCTGGGCTCAGCATAATGGGCTGTCAG GAGGTGGCCCCCTTCTCAATAACTACGCCTTGACGTTGTTAGTGATCTACTTCCTTCAGACCAGAGACCCTCCAGTACTTCCTACTGTGGCCCAGCTTACCCAGAGAGCAG GTGAAGGGGAACAGGTAGAAGTTGATGGCTGGGACTGTAGCTTCCCTAAGGATGCCTCAAGATTGGAGCCCAGCACCAACGTGGAGCCTCTCA GTTCCCTGCTGGCCCAGTTCTTCTCCTGCGTATCTTGCTTGGATCTTTCTGGCTCCCTGCTGTCCCTGCGGGAAGGTCGGCCATTGATGGTGGCAGAGGGCCTGCCTTCTGATCTCTGGGAAGGGCTGCGCCTTGGCCCCATGAATCTCCAGGACCCCTTTGACCTGAGTCACAATGTTGCAGCCAATGTGACCGGCCGGGTGGCTAAACGTCTGCAGAGCTGTTGTGGGGCAGCAGCCAGTTACTGCCGAAGTCTCCAGTACCAGCAGCGTTCCTCCCGGGGCCGGGACTGGGGACTGCTCCCGCTTTTGCAGCCCAGCTCCCCTAGCTCCCTGCTGTCTGCCAAGCTCATCCCCTTACCCTCTGCCCCCTTTCCACAGGTCATTATGGCTTTGGTGGATGTGTTAAGGGAAGCACTAGGATGCCACATAGAACAGGGAACCAAGAGACGACGGTCAGAAGGTGCCAGAATTAAAGACTCTCCCTTGGGAGGGGTGAACAAAAGACAGAGACTTGGTGGGCAAGAAAAGAGCTtcgaggaagggaaagaggagccACAGGGATGTGCAGGGGACCACAGTGAAAATGAGGTAGAAGAAATGGTAATAGAGGTTCGAGAGACACCTCAGGACTGGGCCTTGTTGCACTCGGGACCACCAGAGGAGGAGTTGCCCCTGATGACTGCAAACTGTCTAGACAAGGCAGCTGAGCATAATCCCATGAAACCTGAAGTGGCTGGAGAAGGGTCTCAGGGTGAGACAGGGAAGGAGGCATCACACCCATCATCAGTGAGCTGGCGCTGTGCCTTGTGGCACCAAGTATGGCAGGGGAGGCGGCGTGCCCGGAGACGATTACAGCAACAAACCAAGGAAGAAGGTAGAGGAGGTCCCACCACAGGAGCAGAGTGGCTGGCAATGGAAGCTCGTGTGACCCAGGAACTAAAAGGACCCAATAGTGAGCAAGAGAGGCCGCCGGGGGAGCCCCTCCTCAGCTTTGTGGCATCTGCCTCCCAGGCTGAGCAGACACTCACTGTGGCCCCACTCCAGGACTCCCAAGGCCTGTTCCCTGGTCTTCATCATTTTCTACAGGGTTTTATCCCTCAAGCACTTAAAAATCTCCTCAAGTGA